One genomic segment of Catenulispora sp. GP43 includes these proteins:
- a CDS encoding sugar ABC transporter substrate-binding protein: MRQLIIRAMATGTVATLALGACSSGSSDGSAKGRTPYIGVILPDTTSSARWETQDHPALEAAFKAKGVKYDIQNAQGDKAQFQAIADHMLKEGVNVLMIVDLDAASGIAVLTKAKQEGVATIDYDRLTLGGHADYYVSFDNVDVGELQGQGLVQCLQGQTKPIVAEVNGSPTDNNATLFAQGYDSVLGQLYNNGTFVKGPNQSTDNWDNATAGKNFTKMLAQTPNIGGVLVANDGMAQAVIAVLKQHHLNGKVPVTGQDATVPGLQSVLDGDQCMTVFKDSVKEAQAGADLAVNLAKGQTASAANAMVADTVTGKLVQSVELTPEAIVKSNVQDVIAAGAVTKAEVCTAQFAAACAANGIK; encoded by the coding sequence TTGAGACAACTGATCATCCGCGCCATGGCGACCGGTACCGTCGCGACCCTCGCCCTGGGGGCCTGCAGCAGCGGCTCCTCCGACGGCTCGGCCAAGGGCCGGACGCCGTACATCGGCGTGATCCTGCCCGACACCACGTCCTCGGCCCGCTGGGAGACCCAGGACCATCCCGCCCTGGAGGCGGCGTTCAAGGCCAAGGGTGTCAAATACGACATCCAGAACGCCCAGGGCGACAAGGCGCAGTTCCAGGCCATCGCGGACCACATGCTCAAAGAGGGCGTCAACGTCTTGATGATCGTGGACCTCGACGCCGCCTCGGGCATCGCGGTGCTGACCAAGGCCAAGCAGGAGGGCGTGGCCACCATCGACTACGACCGCCTCACCCTCGGCGGCCACGCCGACTACTACGTCAGCTTCGACAACGTGGACGTCGGCGAGCTCCAGGGCCAGGGTCTGGTGCAGTGCCTGCAGGGCCAGACCAAGCCGATCGTGGCCGAGGTGAACGGCTCCCCCACGGACAACAACGCGACCCTGTTCGCGCAGGGTTACGACTCCGTGCTCGGCCAGCTCTACAACAACGGCACCTTCGTCAAGGGCCCGAACCAGTCCACGGACAACTGGGACAACGCCACCGCCGGCAAGAACTTCACCAAGATGCTCGCCCAGACCCCGAACATCGGCGGCGTCCTGGTGGCCAACGACGGCATGGCCCAGGCGGTGATCGCGGTCCTGAAGCAGCACCACCTCAACGGCAAGGTCCCGGTCACCGGCCAGGACGCCACCGTCCCGGGACTGCAGTCGGTCCTGGACGGCGACCAGTGCATGACCGTGTTCAAGGACTCCGTGAAGGAGGCCCAGGCCGGCGCCGACCTGGCCGTCAACCTCGCCAAGGGGCAGACCGCGTCGGCGGCCAACGCCATGGTCGCCGACACCGTCACCGGCAAGCTCGTGCAGTCCGTGGAGCTGACGCCGGAGGCCATCGTCAAGTCGAACGTGCAGGACGTCATCGCGGCCGGCGCGGTCACCAAGGCCGAGGTGTGCACGGCCCAGTTCGCGGCGGCGTGCGCGGCGAACGGGATCAAGTAG
- a CDS encoding SigE family RNA polymerase sigma factor → MADSEPAGFREYVAARRQGLLATAYVLTGSQHGAEDLVQATLVKVWPRWNRVAGAGDPDAYVRKALLNTFLSWRRRDGGREVLSEDVGAVAPRRAGAGAGGLGSDTGSDSDSSSGNAMTGVLDRMVVLDLVRALPRRQRAVVVLRYYADLSEAQIAETLDCSVGTVKSQHAKALATLRRRTPAEDR, encoded by the coding sequence ATGGCGGACAGCGAACCGGCCGGGTTCCGCGAGTACGTCGCCGCCCGCAGGCAGGGGCTGCTGGCGACGGCCTATGTGCTCACCGGTTCTCAGCACGGCGCCGAGGACCTGGTGCAGGCCACCCTGGTCAAGGTGTGGCCGCGCTGGAACCGGGTCGCCGGCGCCGGGGACCCGGACGCCTACGTCCGCAAGGCGCTGCTGAACACGTTCCTGTCCTGGCGGCGCCGTGACGGCGGCCGGGAGGTCCTGAGCGAGGACGTCGGGGCAGTCGCGCCACGGCGCGCCGGCGCCGGCGCCGGCGGTCTGGGCTCTGACACGGGCTCTGACTCCGACTCCAGCTCCGGCAACGCGATGACCGGCGTGCTGGACCGGATGGTCGTCCTGGACCTGGTACGGGCTCTGCCCCGGCGCCAGCGCGCCGTTGTAGTACTGCGCTACTACGCCGACCTGTCCGAAGCGCAGATCGCCGAGACGCTGGACTGCTCGGTCGGCACCGTCAAGAGCCAGCACGCCAAAGCCCTGGCCACCCTGCGCCGCCGCACGCCGGCCGAAGACCGATAG
- a CDS encoding sensor histidine kinase, which produces MKLSTRFAWASAALLPVLIIAAGAALVPWESADLRAERDTYLRTRADTLAPQASSLAAQSSNPASRVREALQAPDDAVVLAVRGADVTVGDAPSAGRLPAVDGAFSVREGLRQWRGYSASDQVTKARVWVVEPESVLSAKVRRLRGRVWLMALIVSPVAFAVGGLLGRRTIRPLTVLRERARLVSSGTGARIALRTGVDEIDDVAGILDAALAHRDEQEMRVVEAWQAARSFAATAAHELRTPLTGIQAALDVLEHPGAEAADRREALDDLRAAHTRVLGLLEVLRALSRAELARPEQFAEVDVAELAETALYAARGRHPGVRYDARVDASAEGGAAVLAGWADGLRMIMDNLLDNAAVHGVPATGPGSGLIVLGLAREPGLLVLTVDDQGPGIAPELRGRLFDRFVASEASPGFGLGLTIVAQVVGLHQGTVEALPGPAGWGTRFLVRLPSQGFPKERF; this is translated from the coding sequence GTGAAGCTCTCGACCCGCTTCGCCTGGGCCTCCGCAGCGCTGCTGCCGGTGCTGATCATCGCGGCCGGGGCCGCGCTTGTCCCGTGGGAGAGCGCGGACCTGCGCGCCGAGCGCGACACGTACCTGCGCACGCGCGCCGATACCCTTGCCCCGCAAGCGTCTTCGCTGGCCGCGCAGTCCTCGAACCCGGCGTCCCGGGTGCGGGAGGCGTTGCAGGCCCCGGACGACGCGGTCGTGCTCGCGGTGCGCGGCGCGGACGTCACGGTCGGCGACGCGCCCTCGGCCGGGCGGCTGCCGGCCGTCGACGGCGCGTTCAGCGTGCGCGAAGGACTGCGCCAGTGGCGCGGCTACTCGGCCTCGGACCAGGTGACCAAGGCGCGGGTGTGGGTCGTGGAGCCGGAGTCGGTCCTGTCGGCCAAGGTGCGCCGGCTCCGGGGCCGGGTGTGGCTGATGGCCCTGATCGTCTCGCCGGTGGCGTTCGCGGTGGGCGGGTTGCTGGGCCGGCGCACCATCAGGCCTTTGACGGTATTGCGGGAGCGGGCCCGCTTGGTGAGCTCGGGGACCGGGGCGCGGATCGCGCTGCGGACCGGCGTCGACGAGATCGACGACGTCGCCGGGATCCTGGACGCGGCCCTGGCCCACCGCGACGAGCAGGAGATGCGCGTCGTCGAGGCCTGGCAGGCGGCGCGGTCGTTCGCGGCGACGGCGGCCCACGAGCTGCGCACGCCCCTGACCGGGATCCAGGCGGCGCTGGACGTGCTGGAGCACCCGGGCGCCGAGGCCGCGGACCGCCGTGAGGCGCTGGACGACCTGCGGGCGGCGCACACCCGGGTCCTGGGGCTGCTGGAGGTGCTGCGGGCGCTGTCGCGGGCCGAGCTGGCGCGTCCTGAGCAGTTCGCCGAGGTGGACGTCGCCGAGCTCGCCGAGACGGCGCTGTACGCGGCGCGCGGCCGGCATCCCGGCGTCCGGTACGACGCGCGCGTGGACGCCTCGGCCGAGGGCGGCGCGGCGGTGCTGGCGGGCTGGGCCGACGGGCTGCGGATGATCATGGACAACCTGCTCGACAACGCCGCCGTCCACGGAGTTCCGGCAACCGGCCCAGGTTCCGGCCTGATAGTGCTCGGCCTCGCACGGGAGCCCGGTCTCCTCGTCCTGACGGTCGACGACCAGGGTCCCGGAATCGCACCGGAGCTGCGCGGACGTCTGTTCGACCGGTTCGTGGCCTCCGAGGCCAGCCCCGGTTTCGGCCTCGGGCTGACGATCGTGGCTCAGGTCGTCGGACTGCATCAGGGCACTGTCGAGGCGCTGCCGGGACCGGCCGGGTGGGGCACCCGGTTCCTGGTCCGGCTGCCGTCACAAGGTTTTCCCAAAGAGCGCTTCTAA
- a CDS encoding PHB depolymerase family esterase, whose protein sequence is MRRAPFAAAVASICLILATALAGCQSGSAASSAPSTAPVGKSAQSIQVGGATRTFHLYRPQNLPAHAPLVVMLHGGFGSGTQAEQAYGWDQEADHNGFAVVYPDGLNHAWNTGGGCCGTPAKQNTDDVGFIKAMVTTIQGEIPIDPARVYATGISNGGIMAYRLACDTDLFAAIGPDSATLLGTCPSPKPLSVLHIHGTADTRIPYAGGEGQGYAHINGPPVQTVVATWRTTDACAPPTSTTTGPLTTSTASCPAGRTVELISIADAGHQWPGSAQKPVKEALTGTDAPSKALNATDVFWQFFAAHPKDG, encoded by the coding sequence GTGAGAAGAGCCCCCTTCGCTGCGGCCGTCGCCTCGATCTGCCTGATCCTGGCCACGGCCCTGGCCGGCTGCCAAAGCGGCTCGGCGGCCTCGTCCGCCCCGTCCACCGCCCCGGTGGGCAAGTCCGCACAGAGCATCCAGGTCGGCGGCGCCACCCGCACCTTCCACCTCTACCGGCCGCAGAACCTGCCGGCGCACGCGCCCCTGGTCGTCATGCTCCACGGCGGCTTCGGCAGCGGCACCCAGGCCGAGCAGGCCTACGGATGGGACCAGGAAGCCGACCACAACGGCTTCGCCGTGGTCTACCCCGACGGCCTGAACCACGCCTGGAACACCGGAGGCGGCTGCTGCGGCACCCCGGCGAAGCAGAACACCGACGACGTCGGCTTCATCAAGGCCATGGTGACGACCATCCAGGGCGAGATCCCCATCGACCCGGCCCGCGTCTACGCCACCGGCATCTCCAACGGCGGCATCATGGCCTACCGCCTGGCCTGCGACACCGACCTGTTCGCCGCCATAGGCCCCGACTCGGCAACCCTCCTGGGCACCTGCCCCTCCCCGAAACCCCTGTCGGTCCTGCACATCCACGGCACCGCCGACACCCGCATCCCCTACGCCGGCGGCGAAGGCCAGGGCTACGCCCACATCAACGGCCCACCGGTCCAAACCGTGGTGGCGACCTGGCGCACCACCGATGCCTGCGCACCACCCACGTCAACCACCACCGGCCCCCTCACCACCTCGACGGCATCGTGCCCCGCCGGCCGCACCGTCGAGCTGATCAGCATCGCCGACGCGGGACACCAGTGGCCGGGCAGCGCGCAGAAACCTGTGAAGGAGGCTTTGACGGGGACGGACGCGCCGTCGAAAGCGCTGAACGCGACGGATGTGTTCTGGCAGTTCTTCGCGGCGCATCCGAAGGATGGTTGA
- a CDS encoding lipase: MAATQQLDKATAMVLASAASTAATTRPSGETQQQQCERIAAGITLQLNANAPGWETKWLLMTPTNANLAYIAVDSASNQVAVVLRGTNANVTDTMEDFAVGTVVPFPASGATTTVSVSSGAMAAFTEVVNTEAAALGNLVGGAMEQALVTVLSSMPEGATVFVIGHSLGGCIATMITPYLVTQCTRNQWPKPPSFGILTFAAPTAGLQTFATYFDDNLINNSVLVQCDFFVNVYDIVPQAWATLGNVLDDPYNKDPSKKNSPWYPKGTQVTGELADLVRIIETLPGNNVYVQPGPSNQQTLNTTYGLSNEKLTANTLEDFTGQIGFQHENATYLALLGSPLKLLTPPAVDGVTPASTEAITGTIEIAGSGFGGFDPATNLGVDFGTYACPASTITVVNDTQITITGVPPVCGVVDVRVTTPLGTSAASPLSKFAVGGPEPVWVSSISPTTAAIGETISVYGQGFAEGAAVFFGKLASPNVKLGYTEPEGPYLTAEVPGEILKQRLDGKTFNVTVVVNGYSSPSSPADEFTYPAKN, from the coding sequence ATGGCGGCTACCCAGCAACTCGACAAGGCGACGGCCATGGTACTGGCCTCGGCCGCGTCCACGGCGGCGACGACCCGCCCCTCCGGGGAGACCCAGCAGCAGCAGTGCGAGCGGATCGCCGCCGGCATCACGCTGCAGCTCAACGCCAACGCCCCGGGGTGGGAGACCAAGTGGCTCCTGATGACCCCGACCAATGCGAACCTGGCCTACATCGCGGTCGACAGCGCCTCGAACCAGGTCGCCGTGGTGCTGCGGGGCACGAACGCCAACGTCACCGACACGATGGAGGACTTCGCCGTCGGCACGGTCGTGCCGTTCCCGGCGAGCGGCGCGACGACGACGGTCTCCGTGTCCAGCGGCGCCATGGCGGCGTTCACGGAAGTCGTCAACACCGAGGCCGCCGCCCTCGGGAATCTCGTCGGCGGAGCGATGGAGCAAGCGCTTGTCACCGTGCTCTCCTCCATGCCCGAGGGTGCGACGGTCTTCGTGATCGGCCACAGCCTCGGCGGATGTATAGCGACCATGATCACGCCGTATCTGGTCACACAGTGCACGCGGAACCAGTGGCCGAAGCCGCCGTCGTTCGGGATCCTCACCTTCGCGGCGCCCACCGCAGGGCTGCAGACCTTCGCCACCTACTTCGACGACAACCTGATCAACAACTCCGTACTGGTCCAGTGCGACTTCTTCGTGAACGTGTACGACATCGTCCCGCAGGCCTGGGCCACCCTCGGCAACGTCCTGGACGACCCGTACAACAAGGACCCGAGCAAAAAGAACTCGCCCTGGTACCCGAAGGGCACCCAGGTGACCGGCGAGCTGGCGGATCTCGTCCGGATCATCGAAACGCTTCCGGGGAACAACGTCTACGTCCAGCCCGGACCGTCGAACCAGCAGACCCTGAACACCACCTACGGCCTGTCGAACGAGAAGCTGACCGCGAACACGCTCGAGGACTTCACGGGCCAGATCGGGTTCCAGCACGAAAACGCCACCTACCTGGCCCTGTTGGGTTCGCCGCTGAAACTCCTGACACCGCCCGCCGTCGACGGTGTGACCCCCGCCTCGACCGAGGCCATCACGGGGACGATCGAGATCGCGGGCAGCGGCTTCGGCGGCTTCGACCCCGCCACGAATCTCGGCGTGGACTTCGGCACCTACGCCTGCCCCGCTTCGACGATCACCGTGGTGAACGACACCCAGATCACGATCACCGGCGTGCCGCCGGTCTGCGGCGTCGTCGACGTCCGCGTCACCACCCCGCTGGGCACGTCCGCCGCGTCCCCGCTGTCCAAGTTCGCCGTCGGCGGCCCGGAACCGGTATGGGTCTCCAGCATCTCGCCGACCACCGCCGCCATCGGGGAGACCATCTCGGTCTACGGCCAGGGCTTCGCCGAAGGCGCCGCGGTGTTCTTCGGCAAGCTGGCCTCACCGAACGTGAAGCTCGGTTACACGGAGCCGGAGGGGCCGTACCTCACCGCGGAGGTCCCGGGTGAGATTCTCAAGCAGCGGCTCGACGGCAAGACCTTCAACGTCACCGTCGTCGTGAACGGGTACTCGAGCCCGTCCAGCCCCGCCGACGAGTTCACCTACCCCGCCAAGAACTGA
- a CDS encoding RICIN domain-containing protein gives MALPAVAVSSGAAQADQPPFPFTSIRIWGSTHCIDNATQNAETVQMWNCTGGPEQQWSQTPDSVNGVATGSYSLVNENTRYCLDALAQGDGTVVMGPCDSSNTQQWTTLFADNPSPFTNGAYAVIQNVSSLQCLNTDSVGNGTLLRTWPCDTTDHYQKWHSDF, from the coding sequence ATGGCACTGCCGGCCGTCGCGGTCTCCAGCGGCGCGGCCCAGGCCGACCAGCCGCCCTTCCCCTTCACCTCGATCCGCATCTGGGGCTCCACCCACTGCATCGACAACGCCACGCAGAACGCCGAGACGGTCCAGATGTGGAACTGCACCGGCGGGCCCGAGCAGCAGTGGTCGCAGACCCCCGACTCCGTCAACGGGGTCGCCACCGGAAGTTACTCGCTGGTCAACGAGAACACCCGCTACTGCCTGGACGCGCTGGCGCAGGGCGACGGGACGGTGGTCATGGGGCCGTGCGACAGCTCGAACACGCAGCAGTGGACCACCCTGTTCGCCGACAACCCCTCGCCGTTCACCAACGGTGCGTACGCGGTCATCCAGAACGTGTCCAGCCTCCAGTGCCTGAACACCGACAGTGTCGGGAATGGCACACTCCTGCGAACCTGGCCGTGCGACACCACCGACCACTACCAGAAGTGGCACTCCGACTTCTGA
- a CDS encoding NAD(P)H-binding protein — protein sequence MIVITAPTGNIGRHLLGLLLESAPAEEALRVIVRDPARLPDAARGRVEVVTGSHGDPEVVDRAFDGADAVFWLVPPDSSLTPQDAWSTFTRPAAEALAAHGVGHVVGVSALGRGTALADRAGLVTASLAMDDLIADSGVAYRALANPSFFENLLEGADSIREKGVFVDTVEADRKAPLVAVADIAAAAARLLLDRSWTGVGSVPVLGPRDLSANDLARIMTEQLGRPVRYERQSLEEMSTTLVGYGLNAEFVQGIVDMKRAKDEGLDAGIERTPQTSSPTTFEHWCAQTLKPAVAS from the coding sequence ATGATCGTCATCACCGCTCCCACCGGGAACATCGGCCGGCATCTGCTCGGCCTTCTGCTGGAATCGGCCCCGGCCGAGGAGGCGCTGCGGGTGATCGTGCGCGATCCCGCACGGCTTCCGGACGCGGCGCGCGGACGCGTCGAGGTCGTCACCGGCTCGCACGGCGACCCCGAGGTCGTCGACCGGGCCTTCGACGGCGCGGACGCGGTCTTCTGGCTGGTCCCGCCGGACTCCTCCCTGACCCCGCAGGACGCGTGGAGCACGTTCACCCGCCCTGCGGCCGAGGCACTCGCCGCGCACGGCGTGGGCCACGTCGTCGGCGTCTCGGCGCTCGGCCGTGGCACCGCGTTGGCCGACCGCGCCGGCCTGGTCACCGCCTCGCTGGCGATGGACGACCTCATCGCTGACAGCGGAGTCGCCTACCGGGCCCTGGCCAACCCGTCCTTCTTCGAGAACCTCCTGGAGGGGGCCGACTCGATCCGGGAGAAGGGCGTCTTCGTCGACACCGTCGAGGCCGACCGCAAGGCGCCCCTGGTCGCCGTCGCCGACATCGCGGCCGCCGCGGCACGCCTGCTGCTGGACCGGTCGTGGACCGGCGTCGGCAGCGTCCCGGTGCTCGGGCCGCGGGACCTGTCCGCCAACGACCTGGCCCGCATCATGACCGAGCAACTCGGCCGCCCGGTCCGCTACGAGCGCCAGTCGCTGGAGGAGATGTCCACGACGCTGGTCGGTTACGGCCTCAACGCGGAGTTCGTCCAGGGCATCGTGGACATGAAGCGGGCCAAGGACGAGGGCCTGGACGCCGGCATCGAGCGCACGCCGCAAACCTCCTCCCCCACCACGTTCGAGCACTGGTGCGCCCAGACGCTCAAGCCGGCGGTGGCGTCCTGA
- a CDS encoding LysR family transcriptional regulator, translating into MSSTDSVGSAGLASNTDLAGSAGLACNTDSAASTDPATIDANLAIALDALLAENSVTRAAARLHTSPAAMSRTLARLRRVLRDPLLVRAGQTMVPTPRAQALREEAAAVVRSLGTLLSPGASVDLASLRSTFTLQAADLIGAALAPGLLGLAQREAPGVSFRIRAEDLEAGPALRDGRIDLEVGAIDHVDPETQVEELVWLRMVPAVRPGHPLTEGAMTPARLAAAEHVVVSRRGRFTGPLDAALAEWGLQRRVGVVLPSHLAAMALAAHSDVVCLVPAALPGAAPSPLSRQAVMLGLRPLEVPLELPPLAIGMAWHPRNTADGAHRWLRGAVRRTLCAGAEGL; encoded by the coding sequence GTGAGCAGCACGGATTCGGTCGGCAGTGCGGGCTTGGCGAGCAATACAGACCTGGCCGGCAGTGCGGGCTTGGCCTGCAATACAGACTCGGCCGCCAGCACAGACCCGGCCACCATCGACGCCAATCTCGCCATCGCGCTGGACGCCCTGCTGGCCGAGAACAGCGTGACCCGCGCCGCCGCCCGCCTGCACACCTCGCCGGCGGCCATGAGCCGTACCCTGGCCCGCCTGCGCCGCGTCCTGCGGGACCCGCTCCTGGTCCGCGCCGGGCAGACGATGGTCCCGACCCCGCGGGCCCAGGCGCTGCGCGAGGAAGCCGCTGCCGTGGTGCGCAGCCTGGGAACGCTGCTGAGCCCCGGCGCGAGCGTCGACCTCGCGAGTCTGCGCAGCACCTTCACGCTCCAGGCCGCCGACCTGATCGGCGCGGCGCTGGCCCCCGGACTGCTGGGCCTGGCGCAGCGTGAGGCGCCGGGGGTCTCGTTCCGGATCCGCGCCGAGGACCTGGAGGCCGGACCGGCTCTGCGCGACGGCCGGATCGACCTGGAGGTCGGTGCCATCGACCACGTGGACCCCGAGACGCAGGTCGAGGAACTGGTCTGGCTGCGCATGGTGCCGGCGGTGCGGCCCGGGCACCCGCTCACCGAGGGCGCGATGACCCCGGCCCGGCTGGCCGCGGCCGAGCACGTCGTGGTCAGCCGCCGCGGCCGGTTCACCGGCCCGCTCGACGCGGCCCTGGCCGAGTGGGGCCTTCAGCGGCGGGTCGGCGTCGTGCTGCCCAGCCACCTGGCGGCGATGGCGCTGGCCGCGCACAGCGACGTGGTGTGCCTGGTCCCGGCTGCGCTGCCCGGGGCCGCGCCGTCGCCGCTGAGCCGGCAGGCCGTCATGCTCGGACTGAGGCCGCTCGAGGTCCCGTTGGAGCTGCCGCCGCTGGCGATCGGCATGGCGTGGCATCCCCGGAACACGGCGGACGGCGCCCACCGCTGGCTGCGGGGCGCCGTCCGTCGGACGTTGTGTGCCGGGGCCGAGGGCCTGTAA
- a CDS encoding darcynin family protein: protein MTTQQTEPPITEPPVTAFMLVKTTPEWLGLTVDERVHAFTTQVLPAIEAKTSGVRSRFYDTEFYSARVTDVWVWEAEDHHAYQLLIDALRETPFWDRYFEVVDLLVGTENGYARTYGLENVATIST from the coding sequence ATGACCACCCAGCAGACAGAGCCGCCGATCACAGAGCCGCCGGTCACCGCGTTCATGCTGGTGAAGACCACTCCCGAGTGGCTGGGCCTGACCGTGGACGAGCGCGTGCACGCCTTCACCACCCAGGTCCTGCCGGCCATCGAGGCCAAGACCAGCGGCGTCCGCTCGCGCTTCTACGACACGGAGTTCTACTCCGCGCGCGTCACCGACGTCTGGGTCTGGGAGGCCGAGGACCACCACGCCTACCAGCTCCTCATCGACGCGCTGCGCGAGACTCCGTTCTGGGATCGTTACTTCGAGGTCGTCGACCTCCTGGTCGGCACCGAGAACGGCTACGCCCGGACCTACGGCCTGGAGAACGTCGCCACGATCAGTACCTGA
- a CDS encoding response regulator transcription factor, whose translation MAGRTATWRLLVVDDDPALRRGLGRALGLSGFAVETAADGPAALAILGGGGIDAVVLDVSMRGMSGVDVVRRLRRHGDDVPVLMLSALDDVTDRIAGLAAGADDYVVKPFSTAELELRVRALLRRGRPVPHGVVAACGIVMDTDARTVTVAGAPVELTRREFDVLEVLARNAGAVLTRDQLLDRVWGYDFQVRSDAVDTVVSYLRRKLETDGRPRVLHTVRGVGFAVRGGLGSGGLESGLESTPEEGRL comes from the coding sequence GTGGCGGGCCGGACGGCGACGTGGCGTCTGCTGGTGGTCGACGACGATCCCGCGCTGCGACGCGGGCTGGGCCGGGCGCTGGGCCTGTCCGGCTTCGCCGTCGAGACCGCGGCGGACGGCCCGGCCGCGCTGGCGATCCTGGGCGGCGGCGGGATCGACGCGGTGGTCCTGGACGTCTCGATGCGCGGTATGTCAGGGGTCGATGTCGTACGGCGGCTCCGGCGGCACGGCGACGACGTCCCGGTGCTGATGCTCTCGGCGCTGGACGACGTCACCGACCGGATCGCCGGCCTGGCCGCGGGGGCCGACGACTACGTGGTCAAACCGTTCTCGACCGCCGAGCTGGAGCTGCGGGTGCGGGCGCTGCTGCGGCGCGGGCGTCCGGTGCCGCACGGGGTGGTCGCGGCGTGCGGGATCGTGATGGACACCGACGCCCGCACGGTCACGGTCGCGGGCGCTCCGGTGGAGCTCACCCGGCGGGAGTTCGACGTGCTGGAGGTGCTGGCGCGCAACGCCGGGGCGGTGCTGACCCGCGACCAGCTGCTGGACCGGGTGTGGGGCTACGACTTCCAGGTGCGCTCGGACGCGGTGGACACCGTTGTCAGCTATCTGCGACGCAAGCTGGAGACCGACGGCCGGCCGCGGGTGCTGCACACGGTGCGCGGCGTCGGCTTCGCGGTGCGCGGCGGGCTGGGGAGCGGCGGCTTGGAAAGCGGCTTGGAGAGCACTCCGGAGGAAGGCCGACTGTGA